In the Ipomoea triloba cultivar NCNSP0323 chromosome 6, ASM357664v1 genome, one interval contains:
- the LOC116023045 gene encoding nuclear transport factor 2B, with protein MDPDAVAKAFVEHYYSTFDANRAGLANLYQDGSMLTFEGQKIQGSQNIVAKLTSLPFQQCKHQITTVDCQPSGPAGGMLVFVSGNLQLAGEQHALKFSQMFHLMPTPQGSFYVFNDIFRLNYA; from the exons ATGGATCCTGACGCCGTAGCCAAGGCATTCGTCGAGCACTACTACTCCACCTTCGATGCCAATCGCGCTGGCCTTGCAAACCTCTACCAGGACGGCTCCATGTTGACTTTCGAGGGCCAGAAGATCCAGGGCTCTCAGAACATCGTCGCCAAGCTAACCAGTCTCCCCTTTCAGCAGTGCAAGCACCAGATCACCACCGTCGATTGCCAGCCATCTGGACCCGCCGGCGGCATGCTCGTCTTTGTCAGCGGCAATCTCCAACTAGCCGGCGAACAGCACGCCCTCAAGTTCAGTCAG ATGTTCCATTTGATGCCGACACCCCAAGGAAGTTTCTATGTGTTCAATGACATATTCCGCTTGAACTATGCATGA
- the LOC116023438 gene encoding glutamine synthetase, chloroplastic-like has translation MAQILAPSAQWQMRIAKSSTEASPMASKVWGSVVMKPNKRLAVKSSAKFRVFALQPENSTVNRMEQLLNLDVTPYTDKIIAEYICQLFGILIIGNWNGAGCHTNYSTKSMREEGGFEVIKKAILNLSLRHLYHISAYGEGNERRELLTDTEKNGKGYLEDRRPASNMDPYVVSGDRVTC, from the exons ATGGCACAGATTTTAGCTCCTTCTGCCCAATGGCAAATGAGGATAGCCAAGAGCTCAACCGAGGCTTCTCCAATGGCTTCAAAGGTGTGGGGCTCTGTTGTAATGAAACCAAATAAAAGACTTGCAGTAAAAAGCTCTGCTAAGTTCAGAGTGTTTGCGCTGCAGCCTGAGAACAGCACTGTGAACCGGATGGAACAGCTGCTAAATTTGGACGTTACTCCATACACTGATAAGATCATTGCTGAATACATATG CCAATTGTTTGGTATACTAATTATT GGTAACTGGAATGGTGCTGGGTGCCACACCAATTACAG TACCAAGAGTATGAGAGAGGAAGGGGGCTTTGAAGTTATCAAGAAAGCAATTCTGAATCTCTCGCTTCGCCATCTGTATCACATCAGCGCTTATGGAGAAGGAAATGAGAGAAG GGAGTTGCTAACCGATACCGAGAAGAATGGCAAAG GCTATTTGGAGGATCGACGCCCTGCTTCAAACATGGATCCCTATGTGGTGAGTGGTGACCGTGTTACTTGCTGA
- the LOC116022685 gene encoding pentatricopeptide repeat-containing protein At5g18950-like, with translation MAKPPPSFFTNIFLRKNPSPNPTILNRSLSILGTNAGSEGSVSLNSDHVSDSKQHRFSEISKDVSRIIRTRPRWEQTLLSEFPSVNFADPNLYCEVLKRQKNVMVALRFYRWVSSQNGFLLDPVSSDVIFTGLVKAKAGSLAKSFLESTKYAPEPSSLEGYIECLCDNGLIEEALMVFDELKGVGHCPSLNAWNSALSGLVKVGKTNAVWKLYEDMMGCGVAGDVDTIGYLIYAFCLDRNYSKGYELLQQLLEGGHVPSNIVFNRLIYESCKNNEFFRMTALLFAMIAKNCSPDIYTYQEVIHGVRDCKNRDKLEVFRIFEYIKDRGYAPDRVMYSTVVHSLAKSNMLGKAQKVWSEMIKKRFVPDEYAYNALIHGYFKTGNLKEAERLHKEMLEKGFVDSTVTFNILIGGYCANGMFKRAYRLFEHMGRKGVVRDAITYNSLIQGFCEGGNASYGLKIFYDLLGHGLQASTTLYKALIERLCEEGRVEEAKCFLKDMVDQGLEPAICNHNSIIVGLTKQGKFSKGIEWLGTMIKSRLRPQGRTLERLIYSLSRADKWDDALLILTYMHKLGLQPSGTLYNVLVKKLFEEGRVEEAKRFLKDMVD, from the coding sequence ATGGCTAAACCACCCCCATCTTTTTTCACCAACATATTCCTTCGTAAAAACCCTAGCCCCAACCCCACAATCCTGAATCGCAGTCTAAGCATTTTAGGAACTAATGCGGGTAGCGAAGGGTCTGTCTCATTGAATTCGGATCATGTTAGTGATAGTAAGCAGCATCGTTTTAGTGAGATATCAAAAGATGTTTCGAGAATAATACGTACACGGCCGAGATGGGAGCAGACTTTGTTATCCGAGTTCCCGAGTGTGAACTTTGCTGATCCTAATTTGTACTGTGAGGTTCTGAAGCGACAAAAGAATGTGATGGTGGCGCTTCGGTTTTATCGTTGGGTTAGTTCTCAGAATGGGTTCTTGCTTGACCCGGTTTCCTCTGATGTGATTTTTACTGGGCTTGTGAAAGCCAAGGCTGGAAGCCTGGCAAAAAGTTTTCTTGAGAGCACAAAGTATGCTCCAGAGCCTAGTAGTTTGGAGGGGTATATTGAGTGTCTTTGTGATAATGGGTTGATTGAGGAAGCCCTAATGGTTTTTGATGAATTGAAGGGAGTTGGGCACTGTCCATCACTGAATGCTTGGAATTCAGCCCTATCTGGTTTGGTAAAAGTCGGAAAAACTAATGCTGTTTGGAAACTGTATGAGGATATGATGGGTTGTGGAGTTGCAGGCGACGTGGATACAATTGGGTATTTAATCTACGCATTTTGTTTGGATAGGAATTATTCAAAAGGTTATGAGCTTCTGCAGCAATTGTTGGAAGGTGGGCATGTCCCTAGTAATATTGTGTTTAACAGATTGATTTATGAGTCTTGCAAGAACAATGAGTTCTTTAGAATGACAGCTCTTCTCTTTGCCATGATTGCCAAAAATTGTTCTCCAGATATATACACTTATCAAGAAGTTATTCATGGTGTCCGGGATTGCAAGAACAGAGACAAGCTTGAAGTTTTTcgaatttttgaatatataaaggACAGGGGATATGCTCCAGATAGGGTTATGTATTCTACGGTAGTTCACAGTCTTGCCAAGAGCAATATGTTGGGCAAAGCTCAAAAGGTATGGTCCGAGATGATAAAGAAGAGATTTGTTCCAGACGAGTATGCTTATAATGCGCTGATACACGGGTATTTTAAAACAGGTAATCTGAAGGAGGCAGAAAGGCTGCATAAGGAAATGCTTGAAAAAGGATTTGTTGATTCCACAGTAACCTTCAACATCTTGATTGGTGGGTATTGTGCAAATGGAATGTTTAAGAGAGCGTACAGATTGTTTGAACATATGGGAAGAAAAGGTGTTGTTCGTGATGCTATTACTTACAATTCCCTAATTCAGGGCTTTTGTGAGGGTGGAAATGCTTCTTATggtctaaaaatattttatgatctTCTAGGGCATGGATTGCAGGCATCAACTACCTTGTACAAGGCATTAATTGAGAGGCTTTGTGAGGAAGGGCGTGTTGAGGAAGCAAAATGTTTTTTGAAGGATATGGTGGATCAAGGTCTGGAACCTGCAATatgtaatcacaattctatcaTAGTTGGCTTGACAAAACAAGGAAAATTTTCCAAGGGGATAGAATGGCTGGGCACCATGATAAAGAGTAGGCTCAGACCACAAGGAAGGACTTTAGAGAGACTAATTTATTCCCTGTCTAGAGCAGATAAGTGGGATGATGCTTTACTCATTTTAACTTACATGCATAAATTGGGGTTGCAGCCATCGGGTACCTTGTACAATGTTTTAGTTAAGAAACTTTTTGAGGAAGGGCGTGTTGAGGAAGCAAAGCGGTTTTTAAAGGATATGGTGGATTGA
- the LOC116023439 gene encoding uncharacterized protein LOC116023439 — protein sequence MALEDEEEAFEPVQLENLDPPAVVAETWPVVGRFLTEKMVKLEYMRQVLASVWKPVKGVQITELHPNLFMFVFFHASDMEYVLDEGPWSFDNCTLVCRQVKDGVLPVEVPLDSVDMWIQLHDVPIGYTSSIILEQIGNHLGRFVKGDDRFSDAPWLDFYRIRVALPVNKPIKRRMKLLKRDGTWCWITFKYERLHSFCFFCGMMGHTYKFCLKAREAAILVNQFPFGPELRAGQRRGPRAVGNSWLVPVGGSPRAESVVEASAGVRNNAVLAVVATGRREGETGVVAVSKRRREGSGGGARCQGSDVVMSDVPKNLHVAGSGHQTRPSS from the coding sequence ATGGCTCTTGAGGATGAAGAGGAGGCATTCGAACCAGTGCAGTTGGAGAATTTGGACCCGCCGGCTGTTGTGGCCGAGACTTGGCCGGTTGTGGGGCGCTTTCTGACGGAGAAGATGGTGAAATTGGAGTACATGAGACAGGTGTTAGCGTCGGTGTGGAAGCCGGTCAAGGGCGTTCAGATCACGGAGCTGCATCCGAATTTGTTTATGTTCGTTTTCTTTCATGCATCAGATATGGAGTACGTGCTAGACGAAGGTCCATGGTCTTTTGATAATTGTACACTTGTCTGCCGACAAGTTAAGGACGGAGTCTTGCCTGTGGAGGTTCCGTTGGATTCAGTAGACATGTGGATTCAGCTGCATGATGTTCCCATAGGCTATACATCCAGTATAATCCTTGAGCAAATTGGGAATCATCTTGGCAGGTTTGTAAAAGGTGATGATCGGTTCTCGGATGCACCATGGTTGGATTTCTACCGTATTCGGGTAGCCTTGCCTGTCAATAAACCTATCAAACGGCGAATGAAGTTGCTCAAACGCGATGGAACCTGGTGCTGGATCACGTTTAAGTACGAGAGATTGCACAGCTTTTGCTTCTTTTGCGGGATGATGGGGCACACCTATAAGTTCTGTCTGAAAGCAAGGGAAGCAGCAATTCTGGTCAATCAATTCCCTTTCGGGCCGGAACTGCGTGCGGGGCAGCGTAGGGGTCCAAGGGCTGTAGGTAATAGCTGGCTGGTTCCGGTTGGCGGGTCGCCGCGGGCGGAATCTGTTGTTGAGGCGTCGGCTGGTGTTCGAAACAATGCTGTTTTGGCTGTTGTTGCGACGGGGAGACGTGAAGGGGAGACGGGTGTGGTGGCGGTCTCCAAGAGGCGGAGGGAAGGGTCGGGTGGAGGGGCTCGGTGCCAGGGCAGTGATGTTGTCATGTCCGATGTGCCAAAAAACTTGCATGTGGCGGGTTCTGGTCACCAGACCCGCCCTTCATCATGA